From Desulfobacteraceae bacterium, one genomic window encodes:
- the argH gene encoding argininosuccinate lyase, which translates to MSEKPWEGRFTEKTDRLVESFTASIDVDRQLYADDIDGSVAHCRMLARAGIITAEEAAQLVEGLGRIRREIERGNFRYDDSLEDIHMHIEARLVQEVGTVAQKLHTARSRNDQVVLDARLYLRREVREIAAHLAELRRVLTDLAEAHLDVILPGYTHLQRAQPVLLAHHWLAYCEMFTRDSDRLAEAYARINVLPLGAAALAGTTYPIDRAYTAELLGFAAVSANSLDTVGDRDFMLEFLAAASICMMHLSRLSEELVLWSSAEFGFIGLPDAFATGSSIMPQKKNPDVPELVRGKTGRVYGALVALLTTMKGLPLAYNRDMQEDKGPLFDAVTTLKGCLGIYIRMLPKLAINAEAMGQAAATGFLNATDLADYLVTRGLPFRKAHGCAGQAVGYAVSVKKELHELSLAELQRFSPLIKADIFEALATRQMVDRRRSLGGTATENVKAALAVARQQLEEDRRRWTPAS; encoded by the coding sequence ATGTCCGAGAAACCCTGGGAAGGCCGATTCACCGAGAAGACCGACCGGCTGGTGGAGAGCTTCACCGCGTCCATCGATGTCGATCGCCAGCTGTATGCCGATGACATCGATGGCAGCGTGGCCCACTGCCGCATGCTGGCGCGGGCCGGGATCATCACCGCCGAGGAGGCCGCGCAGCTGGTGGAGGGGCTGGGGCGCATCCGGCGCGAGATCGAGCGCGGCAACTTCCGCTACGACGACAGCCTGGAAGATATCCACATGCACATCGAGGCGCGCCTGGTGCAGGAGGTGGGCACCGTCGCCCAGAAACTCCACACCGCCCGCAGCCGCAACGACCAGGTGGTTTTGGATGCGCGCTTGTACCTGCGCCGCGAGGTCCGCGAAATCGCCGCCCACCTGGCCGAACTGCGACGGGTCTTGACCGACCTGGCCGAGGCCCACCTGGACGTCATTCTGCCCGGCTACACCCACCTGCAGCGGGCCCAGCCGGTGCTGCTGGCCCATCACTGGCTGGCCTACTGCGAGATGTTCACCCGCGACAGCGACCGGCTGGCGGAGGCCTACGCGCGGATCAACGTCCTGCCGCTTGGGGCTGCGGCCCTGGCCGGCACCACCTACCCCATCGACCGGGCCTATACGGCGGAGCTTTTGGGGTTTGCGGCGGTTTCGGCCAACAGCCTGGACACCGTCGGGGACCGCGATTTCATGCTGGAGTTTCTCGCCGCGGCCAGCATCTGCATGATGCACCTCAGCCGGCTCTCCGAGGAGCTGGTGCTCTGGTCTTCGGCGGAGTTCGGGTTCATCGGCCTGCCCGACGCCTTTGCCACCGGCAGCAGCATCATGCCGCAAAAGAAAAACCCCGACGTGCCAGAGCTGGTGCGCGGCAAGACCGGCAGGGTCTACGGCGCCCTGGTGGCGCTCTTGACCACGATGAAGGGCCTGCCCTTGGCCTACAACCGCGATATGCAGGAGGACAAGGGGCCGCTGTTTGACGCGGTCACGACCCTCAAGGGCTGCCTGGGGATCTACATCCGGATGCTGCCCAAGCTGGCGATCAATGCCGAGGCCATGGGGCAAGCCGCAGCGACGGGCTTTTTGAACGCTACCGACCTGGCCGACTACCTGGTCACCCGGGGGCTGCCCTTTCGCAAGGCCCACGGCTGCGCCGGCCAGGCCGTGGGCTACGCCGTTTCGGTCAAGAAGGAGCTGCACGAACTGAGCCTCGCGGAGCTGCAGCGCTTTTCGCCCCTGATCAAAGCCGATATCTTCGAGGCCCTGGCCACGCGCCAGATGGTGGACCGCAGGCGCTCGCTGGGGGGCACCGCCACGGAAAACGTCAAGGCCGCCCTGGCGGTTGCCCGGCAGCAACTGGAGGAGGACCGCCGCCGCTGGACCCCGGCGTCTTGA
- the dapF gene encoding diaminopimelate epimerase, giving the protein MASAEGGVTGIPFYKMSGSGNDFIVIDNRGARVPEQRLAAFVRGVCRRKLSVGADGLILVEAAQGADFRWRFFNSDASPAEMCGNGARCVARFAYLNGIAGERMTFLTAAGPVTAEVTGNRVKVKMPDPVGLRLSYPITLARGAVTISSVNTGVPHVVVPCADLDGLDVVALGREIRYHQQFAPAGTNVNLVCPRPDGAIAIRTYERGVEDETLACGTGAIAAALVTAALEDRRSPIGVVTRGGEILTIFFQRQEQCYRSVFMEGGARLIYRGELCPEAWS; this is encoded by the coding sequence GTGGCTTCGGCAGAGGGCGGCGTGACCGGGATTCCCTTCTACAAGATGAGCGGCAGCGGCAACGATTTCATCGTTATCGACAACCGCGGCGCGCGGGTGCCCGAGCAGCGGCTGGCCGCCTTCGTGCGCGGGGTCTGCCGGCGCAAGCTTTCCGTTGGCGCCGACGGCCTGATCCTGGTGGAGGCCGCCCAGGGGGCGGATTTCCGCTGGCGTTTTTTCAACTCGGATGCCAGCCCCGCCGAAATGTGCGGCAACGGGGCGCGCTGCGTGGCCCGCTTTGCCTATCTCAACGGCATCGCCGGGGAGCGGATGACCTTTCTGACCGCAGCCGGCCCGGTGACGGCCGAAGTGACGGGCAACCGGGTCAAGGTCAAGATGCCCGACCCGGTCGGGCTTCGGCTTTCCTACCCGATCACGCTCGCCCGGGGGGCGGTGACCATCAGCAGCGTCAACACCGGCGTCCCCCACGTGGTCGTTCCCTGCGCGGACCTCGATGGGCTGGATGTGGTCGCTCTGGGGCGCGAAATCCGCTACCATCAGCAATTCGCACCGGCAGGCACCAATGTCAATCTGGTGTGTCCGCGGCCCGATGGCGCGATTGCCATCCGCACCTACGAACGCGGGGTTGAGGATGAGACCCTGGCCTGCGGCACGGGCGCCATCGCCGCCGCCCTGGTGACGGCCGCGCTCGAGGACCGCAGGTCCCCCATCGGGGTGGTGACCCGCGGGGGGGAGATCTTGACGATTTTCTTCCAGCGCCAAGAACAATGCTACCGCAGCGTCTTCATGGAGGGCGGCGCCCGGCTGATCTACCGGGGAGAGCTCTGCCCAGAGGCCTGGAGCTGA